The DNA sequence ATTGATAATTATTTTCAAAATAGTAAAATTTACTATGTATATTACTTTTTAATTCCCATCTCAAAAAGAGCAAAAGAAAGTAAATCTGCATTTTCACCAATTACCTGTTCAGTAGATCTACCCGCCCCATGACCTGCATTTTTCTCAATCCTCAATAAAATAGGATTCTTACATGCCTGTTTCTCCTGTAGTTCTGCACCAAACTTGAAAGAGTGAGCCGGAACAACCCTGTCATCATGATCACTGGTAATAATCATGGTAGAAGGATAGCAGGTTCCAGCCTTCACATTATGTACAGGTGAATAAGATTTTAGGTAGTCAAACATTTCCTTGTTATCTTCTGCTGTTCCATAATCATAAGACCATCCAGCTCCAGCAGTAAATTTATTGTACCTCAACATATCCAATACTCCAACTCCCGGAAATGCAACTTTCGCAAGATCAGGTCTCATTGTCATCGTAGCGCCAACAAGCAGTCCTCCATTTGATCTTCCGGAAAGAGCCATATATTCTTTTGAAGTATATTTTTTACTTTGCAGATATTCTCCGGCTGCAATGAAATCGTCAAAAACATTTTTCTTCTGCATTTTAGTTCCTGCATCATGCCATTTTTTACCGTATTCACCACCACCACGAATATTTGGAACAGCATAAATACCTCCGTTTTCCATCCATATGGCATTGACAACAGAGAACGCAGGTTGTAAACTGATATTAAAGCCACCATAAGAGTAAAGGATCGTAGGATTTTTACCATCCAGTTTAGTTCCTTTCTTATAGTTGATCATCATTGGAATCTTCGTTCCATCTTTTGATGTGTAAAATACCTGCTCAGAAATAAAATCTTCAGGATTGAATTTTACTTTTGGCTTTTGATAAACTTCTGATTTTCCAGAATCTACATTAAATTTATATATCGTTCCAGGAGTAATATAATTGGTAAAGGAGAAGTAAATATCTTTCTCTTTTTCCTTCCCTCCAAAACCTGAAATATTTCCTTTTCCCGGAAGTGATATGTCTCTTACTAATTTACCCGTTTTATCATATTGCTTTACCTGATCAATTGCATCTACCATATAAGTTGCAAAGAAGTATCCACCCCCCGTAGAAATTCCCAATACATTCTCTGTTTGAGGAATAACATCTTTCCAGTTTTCAGGAGAAGGATTTTTGATATTTGCTTTTACCAAACGCATATTCGGAGCGTCTTTATCAGTCGCTATAAATAGGTCATCCCCTTCCGTATCTACAATGTTTGCATTAATATCAAACCCTTTGTTAATCTGTACGAAATCTCCGCCATTCTTCAGATCTTTTATGTATAACTCATTTCCGTTTGTCGCATCTGCTGCAGAAATAATAAGATATCTTTGATCCTCAGAAACACCGGCACCTAAATATCTTCTTGGAGTTTTATCACCTCCAAAAATTAACTGATCAGAAGATTGTTTTGTTCCCAGTTTGTGAAAAAACACTTTATGCTTATCTGTCATTCCAGAAAGCACCGTTCCTTCTTTTGGCTTATCATAGCTGGAATAATAAAAACCTTCATCTCCCTGCCATGAAATCCCACTGAATTTCACATCAATCAATGTTTCATCGATCTGCTTTTTGGTAATGGCATCTATGATAATAATCTTGTTCCAGTCGCTCCCCCCTTCCGAAATCGAATAGGCAGCTAAATTTCCTTTTTTATTAAACGAAAGCTGTGAAAGAGAAGTTGTCCCCTTTTCAGAAAACTTGTTCGGATCAAGGAATACCTCTGTGGCTTTGGTTGTATTATTTGTTCTATACAGAACCGATTGTGCCTGCAATCCATCATTTTTAGAATAATAAGTAAAATCACCTTCCTTGAAAGGAGCTGAAATTTTTTCATAATTCCAGATGTCTCTTAACTGATTTTTTATTTTTTCTCTGAAAGGTATTTTTGAAAGATAATTCTGACTGAAAGTTACTTCTTCATCCACCCATTTTTTCGTTGCTTGAGAGTCATTTTCCAAATCTCTAAACGGATCTGCCACAGCAGTTCCAAAATAGGTATCAGTCTGATTTCCTTTTAAGGCTTTAGGGTAAGTCATTTTTTGCGAATAAAAAGACGCTGAAAATAAAACTCCAGCTGTTAGTAATAAAGGTTTAAAATTCATTTCAAAGGATTTTATCAAAAATACATAATCTCATTAAATAAAAAAAACCTCCGAACTCGGAGGTTAGTATCTAAATTGGAGGTTAGAAATACATTATTTAATTCCAAAACCTTCGAAGTAAAAATCAATGAGGGATGAGGTAATTTGATCTGGACTTCCATTCCAATAATACACCTTTCCGTCCTGGT is a window from the Chryseobacterium sp. T16E-39 genome containing:
- a CDS encoding prolyl oligopeptidase family serine peptidase, with the protein product MNFKPLLLTAGVLFSASFYSQKMTYPKALKGNQTDTYFGTAVADPFRDLENDSQATKKWVDEEVTFSQNYLSKIPFREKIKNQLRDIWNYEKISAPFKEGDFTYYSKNDGLQAQSVLYRTNNTTKATEVFLDPNKFSEKGTTSLSQLSFNKKGNLAAYSISEGGSDWNKIIIIDAITKKQIDETLIDVKFSGISWQGDEGFYYSSYDKPKEGTVLSGMTDKHKVFFHKLGTKQSSDQLIFGGDKTPRRYLGAGVSEDQRYLIISAADATNGNELYIKDLKNGGDFVQINKGFDINANIVDTEGDDLFIATDKDAPNMRLVKANIKNPSPENWKDVIPQTENVLGISTGGGYFFATYMVDAIDQVKQYDKTGKLVRDISLPGKGNISGFGGKEKEKDIYFSFTNYITPGTIYKFNVDSGKSEVYQKPKVKFNPEDFISEQVFYTSKDGTKIPMMINYKKGTKLDGKNPTILYSYGGFNISLQPAFSVVNAIWMENGGIYAVPNIRGGGEYGKKWHDAGTKMQKKNVFDDFIAAGEYLQSKKYTSKEYMALSGRSNGGLLVGATMTMRPDLAKVAFPGVGVLDMLRYNKFTAGAGWSYDYGTAEDNKEMFDYLKSYSPVHNVKAGTCYPSTMIITSDHDDRVVPAHSFKFGAELQEKQACKNPILLRIEKNAGHGAGRSTEQVIGENADLLSFALFEMGIKK